The genome window ATTTTTTTACCTCATCAGATTCACAATTGGCACATTTAATTATCTCATTATGAGTTCTTATTAAAACCTCAAATTTATTCCCACAATTTATACATTGATATTCATATATCGGCATAGATTTTAGTAATTTAAAGCATACCACAAAGATTAAAAAATGTCAAGAAA of bacterium contains these proteins:
- a CDS encoding zinc ribbon domain-containing protein; its protein translation is MPIYEYQCINCGNKFEVLIRTHNEIIKCANCESDEVKKLISLFGVRGTSSTAGSSCGTCTAPSCKSCGK